A genomic stretch from Brachyhypopomus gauderio isolate BG-103 unplaced genomic scaffold, BGAUD_0.2 sc37, whole genome shotgun sequence includes:
- the senp7b gene encoding sentrin-specific protease 7b, with protein MRHATLRSRTRQQTLPRRLIQYPPPPSKGGITVTTEDLECLRDGEFLNDVIIDFYLKYLHLERADGGVADRAHIFSSFFYKQLTRKSNSSEEEAGGTAQYRRHRRVKTWTRHVDIFSKDYLFIPVNQEAHWYLVVICFPGLLQTELVPFWRTPSDSSRPTSRPSTADRQQTGSADDPKCQVTPSRRPLHDLPDCTVLTCQKKVVTRRPCILIMDSLKLSYHYGIYTLLREYLQVEWEVRRGTPRAFSDDVIKGSHCKVPLQDNSSDCGLYLLQYVESFLQNPVVHFELPLRLDRWFPRQQVRRKREEIRELVLQLYRRQGGGAELSSS; from the exons ATGAGACACGCCACCCTGCGGAGCCGCACCAGACAGCAGACCCTGCCgagaag GTTGATTCAGTACCCACCTCCCCCGTCCAAAGGCGGCATCACCGTGACGACCGAAGACCTGGAGTGTCTGAGGGATGGCGAGTTTCTAAACGATGTCATCATCGACTTCTACCTCAA GTACCTCCACCTGGAGCGGGCGGATGGGGGCGTGGCCGACCGGGCACACATCTTCagcagcttcttctacaagcaGCTCACGCGCAAGTCCAACAGCAGCGAGGAGGAGGCGGGCGGCAC AGCCCAGTACAGACGTCACCGGAGAGTGAAGACCTGGACCAGACATGTAGATATCTTCAGCAAGGACTACCTCTTCATCCCCGTCAACCAAGA agctCACTGGTACTTGGTGGTGATCTGCTTCCCGGGGCTCCTGCAGACAGAGTTGGTGCCGTTTTGGCGGACACCATCGGACAGCTCCAGGCCTACGAGCAGGCCCTCCACcgcagacagacagcagacag GGAGCGCAGACGACCCAAAATGTCAGGTCACGCCCAGCAGACGCCCTCTTCATGACCTCCCG gacTGCACAGTGCTCACCTGTCAGAAGAAGGTGGTCACCAGGCG gccCTGCATTTTGATCATGGACTCTCTGAAGCTGTCCTATCATTATGGCATCTACACACTCTTACGCGA GTATCTGCAGGTGGAATGGGAGGTCCGGCGGGGGACTCCCCGGGCCtttagtgatgatgtcatcaaagGCAGCCACTGCAAGGTCCCCCTGCAGGACAACAGCAGCGACTGTGGTCTGTACCTGCTGCAGTATGTTGAGAGCTTTCTTCag AACCCAGTGGTACACTTCGAACTCCCACTCCGATTGGACCGCTGGTTCCCTCGACAGCAGGTacggagaaagagggaggagatTCGCGAGCTGGTGCTTCAGCTATATCGGCGACAAGGGGGTGGAGCCGAGCTGAGCAGCAGCTAA